Proteins found in one Thermodesulfobacteriota bacterium genomic segment:
- a CDS encoding sodium ion-translocating decarboxylase subunit beta: AMGPNVAGVIGTAVAAGAFLTLLK; the protein is encoded by the coding sequence ACGCCATGGGTCCCAATGTGGCAGGTGTCATAGGAACAGCTGTTGCAGCAGGAGCATTTTTGACGTTGCTTAAGTGA